A window of Agelaius phoeniceus isolate bAgePho1 chromosome 25, bAgePho1.hap1, whole genome shotgun sequence genomic DNA:
CTTTGGAACTGATagttaaaaacagaaataaatatttatggtGGGAGGCCAGGGGATTTGTTttggagagaagaagaagaactttattcctaatttttttattgtttaagGTCGGCAGGGTGAAGAATTCCTTGCTCACAGATGGGAAATAAATCTTAAGTTTTTAATCCACACCTCTCAGGTCACAAATGagatggaaaaataataataataataatgttatatttttctttctttttgggCTCCttaatttctatttcttctcttttttgtaTATTTAAATCTATTCTGTGTCGCCTCTGTCCAGCAGGATTcaattccagcagctctgggatatTTGGGTTGTTCCACCTGCCCTCACCCATCCTTTAGGCTAAAACAATCCTCATTTTTGAGCGATTTGAAAAGTGGcttaaaaattaaacacattGTTTTAAGGgataaaataattcattttaagCCCCATTTGCACCCTTTCAAGGCagatttttccccctttccaagaaaattttttcccatttccaagcaatttttttcccatttcctggcAAAATTGTTCCCCCTTTTCAGGCAGGTCTTTCCccttttcaaatacattttttccctctttccaggcagatttttccctcttttcagacagattttttcccccttttccaggtacacttttccccctttttaaggaaattttttcccctttccaggcagattTTTCCCCCCATCCAATGTCTGCAAAATCCcttggtgctggcagcagtaAAGCCTCTGGATTTGAACCTTTATTCTCCagcccattcccaatcccattcacTCTGACATTTTCATGGGGtcacccaccccaccccaccttTTTCCCAGTGgagtttttcccccttttccagctgttttttgGGATCAGtgctcctggggaaggcagagctcACTAGAGGGCACCCacgcccagctcctgctgctttccctcGTTCCAGGATCCGCATTCCCGGCTGGAGAAGGTGCTCAGGGCCACCGTCCCATGGCTGAGGCTTGGTTTTCCTGATTTCCCAAACTCACAAATCCAAGTTTTCCCCCTATCCCAAATCGCAGTGATGCCCCTTGGACCCCTCCGGGTGCATCTCAACATTCCCAGGTTTTGTTCCTTCTTCCTCCcctcttttcttcctgtttttattttttttttcctttttccctggtTTACCCTTTATCCACAAAAGTTTTGGGATCCTGTGGGATCCAGgatccatccagccccacagggaaGTGTCACCATCACCATTTCCCATTCTTCCATCCCAGATCCTCCCTTCCTGCTTCTCCCCAGGTGACAGCAGTGATAGAGCAGGGCGTGACACTTGATTTGATGATCCCAACatcccaaaaataaccccaaaccctccacagatcccaaaggaaaaaaacctcttttttttttgggttttttaggtttttctTGTATTTCCAAAGCAGGGACTGTCCAGCGagggaggtgacactggggttGCTTTGTTTGATGATCCCAAgactccaaaaaaccccaaaaaagaaaccccagaCCCCACACAGATCCCAAAGGAAGAATCTTCTTCCTTTTaggggtttttagggtttttttgtatttccaAAGCAGGGACTGTCCAGCAAAGGAGGTGACAcctctggggtgtccctggtgcCAGGGGGACGCAGGATTGGGGTTCCTTTTATGGCTCTTCACCCACCTGGGGCATTGTCCCAAGGGCATTGTCTGTCCCCTCCCATCTTCccagagggatttttttgggatccACGGCCAAATCCAGCCCCTGCACACAGATCCAGGACCACCAGAGGCCCCTGTCCCATGGATCCTGAGGCTCCTCAAGGTCATGTCCACaaaatccaattttttcccagcatcttttttttttggtaaaaaaccctttcccccctccccacccaccccaaaatccctctgaacccccccaaaatccatcctccCTCAGCACTCCAGGGGTGCTGCCTGCACCTCCACGGCCAGGAGGTGTCCCCGGGGCTGCACGGGATAAACCACGCGCACGGCCCCGGCGACGCCACGGAGCGATTCCCGCCTGGATCCGCTGCTCACCgccacccccagcagcagcaggcacagcagcagcgcCGTCACCAGCGTCCCCTGTCCCCACGGCATGCCCTGCCTGGCCTCTTTAGTCCTGGCGCTCACACAGGCCACCCTGAGCGGCGATGCCACCAAGGTGACGTGCAGACACGCCCGGTACTCGGTGTCGGGGCGCAGCCGGGTGACGttgaagctgtgggtgcccgCCGGGATCCGCGCCGAGCCCAGCACCGAGCCCGGCGCCAAGCTGGCCCAGGTGAGGTTGGAGGAGACGGCGTTGAGGCACGGCCGCCAGGCCAGCAGGACATGGTGGGGCTGCACAtccaccaccagcagctccagctcggCCTGGCCCAGCGGGAAGGAGCGGTTGACCAGCACGCGGACGCCGCGGGTGTCGGCGCCCAGCAGGTTGTGAGCCACGCACGTGTAGAGCCCGGCCTCGCGCGCCGCGATCCCGCGGATCTCCAGCGTCCCCTCCGAGTGCACCTTGAACTTCCCGTCGTCCCCGAACGGCAGCAGCTTCGCCCCGGCCGGCGTCACCCAGTAAATCTCCGGCTCCGGCTCTGCCAGCGCCCGGCAGTGCAGGGCCACGTTGTCACCCACCTCGGCCTCCAGGCGCGCCGGGATGCTGCGGGCGGAGATGAGCGGCAGGCACTGCTCCGTCATCTCCCGGAAAGGGACGTCGCGGATGTGGCGGCGCTGGAGGTCGGGGGGCTCGGCGCAGAGCGTGGACTGGGGCTCGATGAAGCGCACGCGGGGCCGGGTGCTGTTGACCCAGCGGATGACGCAGTCGCAGCGCAGCGGGTTGCCGTGGATGCTGATCTCCTGCAGGTTGGGCAGCGACTCCACCGTCTGCCGGTGCAAGGCACTTAGGGCGTTGTTGTTGAGCATCAGCGTCTCCAGCTGTGGAAGGTGCTGGAAGGCCTTGGGGTGGATGAAGGACAGCTTGGGGTTGTTGGTGACGTCCAGCTTGGTCAGCTCGGGGAGGTTGATGAGGGCGAACTGGTCGATGGACACCAGCTCGTCCATGTTGTTGAGGCCCAGCTCCTTGAGGTGCAGCATGTTGGTGAAGTCGCTCTGCTTGACCCTCTGCAGCGGGTTCTTGTTCAGATCCAGGAATTTCAGGCCGGGcacctgctgcagagccctcTTGGGGACGTCTGCCAGCTTGTTGTCGTAGAAGGACAGGCTCTCCAGGCTCCTCAGCCCTTCCAGGGCGTAATCCGAGATCTCCCGCAGCTGCATCCCGGCCAGCACCAAACTCCGCAGGTTGCCCAGGGGCCGGAAATTCATGTCCAGGATGGCGTCCACCTTGTTCCCCCCGACCATGAGGatctccaggctgggcagcatCTGGAACCAGCGGCTGTCCAGCGTCCTCAGCAGGTTGGAGTTGAGGTGGAGCCGCAGGAGGCTGCCCAGGCCGGCGAAGGCGCGGGGGGCGATGCTGCGGAGCCGGTTGTGGTTCAGGTAGAGCTCCTGAAGGTTCCCCAAGCCCGGGAAGCTGCTGTCGGGCAGGTCAGAGAGCTGATTCTCCTCCAGGTGCAGGCTGAGCAGCTGGGGCATATTCCTGAGCCCGAAATCCCAGACGTCGGAGAAGCTGTTCTGCGACAGATCCAGCTCGGACAGGTTCCGCAGGTAGCCCAGCtcgccctgctccagcctggcgaTGTtgttgctctgcagcagcagggtctgGGTGCCCTCGGGCAGCTCCGGGGGCACCGAGGTGATGAAGAGGTCGTTGCAGTCCACCGTGGCCGCCTCGCGGTAGGCGGAGCGGGGCGTGTACCAGGGCCGGATCTGGCACACGCAGCGCGGGGGACACGCCACCCGCCAGGGCACCGTGGGCATGGCGCTGGCGGCCACCACGCacagcaggaggcagctgggctggaggccTCTCATTTTGGGCTGCGGGAGGTCACAGGGAGCATCCAGAGCTGGCCACGACGGGGGGACGGCGGTGATGGCGAGGTGGGGACGGCGCCCGTGGGGGGAGATGCTCCATGCGAGCCCCTGGAAGGGTCGGCCCCTGCCTGGCGCCCCCAAAAAGGGGAGCTCAAAGTGCTGGGGGGGCCTCAGTCAGAGCTGGgcctcttcttcctccccaaAGGAGTCGTTCCTGTGCTTGGCTGCATCTTCCGGGCTTCTCCTCGAGGTCATTCCTGGGAAAACAGCAAAGCTGGGTTAGAGGAGGGTTTGGGCTAGCGGGGACCAAGGggcagggacaagggacaggtTGGGGAGGTAAAAACCTGAGGATGGCACCACCAGGACCCTGCCTGGGACCCCCCGTTCCCTCAAAACTGCCCAGCAAATCCATGAATTCCATTTTATATCCTTGGCACTCACTGTGCCCTCCCATCCCAGAGAATCTGGGTGGAATTATCCCACGGAATCAGCCCAGGACCCTCCCAGCAAATCCATGAATTCCGTTTTATTTCCCTGATTGAACTGTATTCTCCCATCCCACGGGATCTGGGTGAAATTACCTCATGGAACCTTCCCAGGACCCCTGAAACAAATCCATGAATTCCACTTTAGATCCTTGGCATTTTCTGCGCCCTCTCATCCCAGAAAATCAGAATTATCCCATGGAATctgcccaggctgagcagaaCCAGAGCTGTGAGAGTTGGGAATAATTATCCATGGGAATAATCttcctgcaggctctgctccctgctcctcatcctccccagCTCCAAATCCCCCATCCAGGAGCTCCAGCCCCATTTGCAGCCCTCCAGTGGGATATTCCTTAGGGAAAAACTTCCCCCAAACATCAGGAATGCTCTGGGAGGTCTGGGATAAGTTTGAACCCCCCCAGcatctcctgcccctctcccaaTCCAGCCTTTGATTCCATTAtttcctccagctctcctgccccGTGCTGACCCAAATCCAACCTTTTCTTCCCTTAAAAGCCTCTCAcccagcaggggaaaaaaacaacaacaacaaaaaaaaaaacattacaaGAGTGGTCAAAGCAAAGTTTCAGTTTTATCCCCGCCGTGCTCTCTCTGGGAAGGGCTCCCGAGCCGAGTTTATTCCACATCAGCTCCTTCTGGATCGATCCCCGctcttctccctccttccccgctgcttttaaagcagctcctgcagaaccAGCATGAAAGGAAGGGATGGATCCATCGATTCCCGCTTCCCTCTGATGGATCCACACCTTTCCTTTTAAGTGCTCCGGCGTTTTCGGGTCCGTAAAAGTCTCCAGCTGTTCGAATATCTCAGGAatcttttctcctttaaaagaaaattattatggAGGAATTTGGaggagttttgtttcttttctttgagGTGGGAAGGAAAGGCTGGAGAAGGCGCCTGGTTCCAACCCTGGTTTTCCAGGGAAAcccccccagctcctctggttTTATCCATAATTGGattttatcccatttttccagcacagggcagggttgCAGCATGGATGGCTGGGAGAAATCTTGGATGTGGGATAATCCAGGGGTTTGTGTGAGTCACGGGATGGGAACTTGTGAGAAAATGGTGGATTTGGGAAA
This region includes:
- the LRRN2 gene encoding leucine-rich repeat neuronal protein 2, whose translation is MRGLQPSCLLLCVVAASAMPTVPWRVACPPRCVCQIRPWYTPRSAYREAATVDCNDLFITSVPPELPEGTQTLLLQSNNIARLEQGELGYLRNLSELDLSQNSFSDVWDFGLRNMPQLLSLHLEENQLSDLPDSSFPGLGNLQELYLNHNRLRSIAPRAFAGLGSLLRLHLNSNLLRTLDSRWFQMLPSLEILMVGGNKVDAILDMNFRPLGNLRSLVLAGMQLREISDYALEGLRSLESLSFYDNKLADVPKRALQQVPGLKFLDLNKNPLQRVKQSDFTNMLHLKELGLNNMDELVSIDQFALINLPELTKLDVTNNPKLSFIHPKAFQHLPQLETLMLNNNALSALHRQTVESLPNLQEISIHGNPLRCDCVIRWVNSTRPRVRFIEPQSTLCAEPPDLQRRHIRDVPFREMTEQCLPLISARSIPARLEAEVGDNVALHCRALAEPEPEIYWVTPAGAKLLPFGDDGKFKVHSEGTLEIRGIAAREAGLYTCVAHNLLGADTRGVRVLVNRSFPLGQAELELLVVDVQPHHVLLAWRPCLNAVSSNLTWASLAPGSVLGSARIPAGTHSFNVTRLRPDTEYRACLHVTLVASPLRVACVSARTKEARQGMPWGQGTLVTALLLCLLLLGVAVSSGSRRESLRGVAGAVRVVYPVQPRGHLLAVEVQAAPLEC